CGCGCAGAATATGCACGCAATCAAGTTGGCAACGTTGCCGCGAACTCAGGCGAATTCGGACAAGGGAAATTGGGGAGCGGCAATGGAGTTGATCCGTTTGGTGAGTGTTCCCAGCCTTTTGGGGGGATAAGAAGGTACCATCTCGGTGATGCGAGAGGTTGTGGAGCGGAACATCGAACAGCTGCTGTTCAAGCGAGATGACGATTTCGTGTACGTGTCAACTGAGCGAGTTGTCCCGACCGCCCAGAAGTAAACGTGAGTCTGTTGGAGTATGatatactttttgaaaaatattaacgtTTTTCTTCTCACAGCAACGAGGCGTCTGCGCAAACGCGTGCCAACGATCGCCAAACCACCGCCCGGTTTTCAATGGACGTCACCTGGACTCGCCCAAACTCTGACTGCCTTCGGCAAATTCAAAGGAACCGCTCTCCAACTGTGCAGCCTGGAAGTTTCCCAGATTATTGCGACCATCCCCAAAACAAGCACCTTCGTCATGCGCGACATGAAGGGCATAGGCGGTCCCCGCAAACCCGGTCTCCGTACGTAACCAACCGCCGTCCGCGAAGAAAACCCCCGCACGGATTCCACATCCTGCTCCAAGTCAAAACCAAGTCGGAGTTCCTGCGTCTCCTCCTGCACATCATCGACGAGTCGTGCACCCATTTCGACATCAACACGCCCTTCCCCGACCGGAAGCACCTGGAACCGATCACCTTGTAGGCGCATCCGAAGGTTTATCGGATTGCCGCCGCCGCGTGGATTTCTGTTTCACGGACCTCCCCGCTCGGAGAAGACGTTGCTTGCGCAAGCCATCGCTGGCCAGCTTATGAATGGACTAATTGAGATCGCCGCCAATGATTCGGTAGCGGCTATTCTGAAGACTCGGAGGAACGCATCCGGGAGGTGTTCGACCAGGTAGCATACTCTCATACTCTTCGATAAGCTCAACGCCATCTCGGCGAACCGGCGTTCGCGGTAAACAGTGCCACCGTGGTTTAGGACGTGGACCTCGAGACGGGATCATCGCTGCTGCGCCTAAGGTAAGTTCTACTGAACTTCCGTTCAGATTGCGTGCGACTATCAGCTCACGACAGATGACGACGGTAGAGATTTTGGTCCTCGATGCGTTCCTCTGACTCTGAGCCAAAAAACAGCAACAATCTGTTTGTATGTCTCACAGACAGGTCGGTTGAGCAACGTGTCCTCATCAGATATCActaaactggattttttttcttccaacagcACCCATCAGACCCATCAGTCGCACTGCAAGTTGCCGACACCGATGCCACCGCGGTGGGATACAAAGACGAGGACTTGACAAATGGATGGTCGCCGGAGTGGAGGGTAGCAGCGGaaggacgataacgatagtttgGGATTGGGCCAAGCCAAGTCGACATCGGAGGAATCAGCGTGTACTATGATTACGCGTTGGACGCGACCAACTTTGCGCCAGTCATCATAATCTACCAAAAAGTCGTTTTCGGCGATCAGCAACCGCGGAAGGCGAGAACAAGTCTCGAACAGCGTTTTGTTGAATAACGGCCGCCGAGTTTGAAGAGGTTCCAGAGTGGGTTCGATAATAATGCAGCGACGTCGCCGACTAACCCCTAGAAAGGAACAATCATGTACACTAGCGTGGCCGATGTGTGGCGCAAACCTTACTCCGATTCAGCAGATCAGACACGATCTGAATCGCATCTTCTACAGCACGCCGAGCCTTGCGGGGACCGTCGGCCAGCTGGTTTAATACCGTCAGCAACAAGGGCACGGAAACATTGTCAGACTGGCCTGCAGAAGTACATTTATTCCTATGCCAAAGAGCAGCGTCCAAAATGCTCGACTCCGAAGTCATGTCCAGTTTCATCCCAAACGCCAAACTGTACGTGAGCTACCTAACAACAATCGTAACGTCCGCGACCAGCAGCTGCAGTCGCGGGAGTTTCCGGGAGTCGGAGGAACCCATCCGGAAGGTGTTTGGTCCTCTCGCCGCGCGTACTCTTCTTCGACGAGATCAACCGCGTCACCTCGTAGGAGAACATGGAACGACGAATCGATGCGCAGCTGTTAATCAGCTTGGACGGGATCTCGCGGATCGAACCGGCCGGATGCTACGACGAACTCGCCAAACTAACCCCTGGTTACGTCGGAGCAATTCTGCTGGCGCTGGTCACCCGCACGGCCACGACCGACATCAAGCGAATGCTCACCGAACTTAAACGCCAACATTAATTTATATTAATTAGTAGCATATTCTGTTAAATATAATgtaaatgaaaacataaataaataaaaaatataatttgtaaaaCAAATAGGTTGGTgcaaacaatgaaaaaggcGGATTGGCTTAGTAAAGTCAATCCGCCGTTTTCATTTGATGCGCCAGTTTTCCAAGTTCTAGATAAAATGATTAATAAGTTTCACTATCACCCGCTAGGTGGCGCTTCGTATAGTTCAGAATACCAAATGCAGATGGCACTGTTGTTTGACGTTTACTCGGCTCGACTGGCTCGAGTTTTTTGTGTCAAATCGAGTCGATTCCCGCTCGATCCTCGAGCCAAACTCGAGCCTAAATCGAGTCGAGTCGAGTCGAGACTCGAGTCGAGTTTGGCTCGAGGATCGAGCCGATTTGGCTCGATTTTTCTCACTGGGAAATATCAGATGTAGGTACAggcatcccacatattcggaacaaccACAAATTCTGAacattatttggacattctcttgctatttcactaccaaaagtagttctttttgaacaaaaaactgaatttcgaGACTTTTCTATTCAGAGCTGCAAAAACCGGCAATAAGCCAATGACTCGCCGCGGCGATTGAGGGGCGAAcgatattgaaacatttcagcgatcaatCTGAACCGCCCAGGCGATTCGCCCATGGCACGCCAAGACGGATGGAGGGCggacgaaatttaaaaattgcaaacatcaaaatttcagccGCCCAGGAAGCCGCCCTCGGTCCGCCATTGTGGTTCCAGGGCGGACCACACGATCAGTAACGTCCGCCGATGCGTAACGTCCGCCCTGCGTTAATGTGGGATGTTTCACCCGCCGTTCATCCGTCCCACATACGCAGTTTTGTATACAGACTGTCTAGGGAAACAGACTGGCCAATGCAAAATAAAcaggcactggcaacgtatgttttgcgcttgcaacactgccagttttgctgggcgtaaagagcgtttggtgtccagaaacattggccaatctgtttccCTAGACAATCTGTAGTTTTGTTTGGTTCAACCGCccccactagcgtgcacagggtggggcaacatggggcaactgccccaccatccacAGAAATCttttctaaatttggtcaggggcTATCCACAAATGACACCACAGAGCACAGATGTATGTCATTGAACAAACTGCATTGAAAAAcctgtgtaaaaattcaaaccaaaatacgttgaaaagagctagggtgtgcaccatccgcctagatagcgccacttccaaaatcatgatggcctacagtagcagaacgttggGCCATCTAATCACTGCATAAAACATTCAGTACACGCAAAGAAATTCCGGTGAACGTTGGATGGTCAATCGCCCTAACCCATCCGATGTTCAAATTTATTCCCATCGGATGttcaaagcatttaaaaaatcaccaacaccACCGCATTCTTAATCATACGATTTTGTTCATGCTTTAGTATGCGTGATATTTGCGCTAACCGTACTGTCAACCGAAGAATTTCTTCTTCTCTTTGGTCAGTttgacgttttgttttttttttttttgtcgcggTAGGCTGTGCTCgctctgcatgttttttttgttcggccAACAACGTAGGTGGTCCGGGAAACTTTCCGCCGGTAATTCTGTGCTCACCGCATCACGAGTGTCTGAAATTGGTTCCCGTCCGTAGCCCAGAGAATTAATTTCAGTTCACTGTGTGTTTTCCCCTAATTAGTCGAGCCCCCTCTCTCCCCTCAACGTTTTTAGATCAAAGCAAACTGTTCGTGATTCCTAAAAGGAAATAGGACAGTCTGGTCGAGTCGTTAGCCCTGGTACTTCCCTCACCGAACGAATCAATCCACGGCGGCCCGAGTACGGCCAGCAGTTCCGTCGCGACGGCCGAAATGATGGAAACCGACACGGACCTGTTGATGCCCGTACCGGAAGAATCTCCCTACTTTCCGGAAAAGTACCCCGGCAAAGTGTGCGCCCAGTGCGCGCTCGTCGAACGCAGCCAGCTGGGCCAAGGCGAAATGCTACGGATCGAGGTCAAGAACAGTGTCGAAGCGACGATGGCGGCCGCGCTGTAGTCCTAGGAAGACGACGAGGGATTCTCCGGGAGCAGTCCCAGTCAGGGGGACAAACGGGCAGCGGTGGTGGTGGCTCGGAATGTCGCCCCTGCTGAGCAGCAACAAACGACAGAAAGGATTGAACGTAAGTTCGTATGGTTGTGACCTTTTGACCGGCGATCTAACTCAACACTCTATCTATCTTCCGCAGAAACTCAATTATCAACGCCGAGTACGTGATTGAGCTGGAAAAGATCGGCCACACCGAGGTGGAGTTCGCCTCGATCATGAACGGCGGATACTTTTACACTCACCGGTCGTGTGCCAGCTTCTCGTTTGGCATGGTCCTTGGCGCGGCCACGGGGACGCTCAGCAACCTGGAGGTGGTCGTAGCGCAGGCCTTAAGCAAAAAGTGCTACTTTTGCTCGCGCTAGGGGGTGAGTTTAGTGTGCAAGGTAGATAAGCAAGCTACATCGCAGTCCAGAgattcaaaacacttatttttcccCAGATGTCCTGTCCAAAATTGTTCTACTACCCGTGCATCGCCGCGGCCGGTGGCTGGTGGCACTACTACGGAACGTGACGTCGATTACGAAGTGCAGCTGGAAGTGCCGGTGCTGTCGGGTTTGTTTTGGTTGGGGTTCGCGAACGCCAGGAGGGGGCGCTTCGTCGCGATGGCTACCAGCAGCGGGACAAGGGCTTGTGTCCAATTTGTCATCGAGCTTACCAGGCGGCGGCCCACCGGGATGGTTAAGTGCAGTTGGTGTAACAAGTATCGTCCAAGCGTCACCCCATTTGTTGCCGAAAAAACTGACCCAGACACCAATATCCACGCCAAAGTCCACTCCAAAACCGGAGGAAAAGATCATTCCACTAGCGCTGGAAGGCAATCACTACGTGGACGGAGTTTGCCTTAGCGAGCACAATCTGCACCAAATCAAATCGCTGCAGGCCGAGTTGGCAAGCGGAAACCAAAGCTACAGCTGCAACCTCTCCCGGCATTGGACAAGGACGACGGAATTCTGGTCGCGATCGAATCAGCCGTAGCCGGGAGCAACTTGGACAACTCGTTTGATGATGCCGCTGGTTACGAACGAGCAGGACGTGGTTGAGCTACGCAAGAAACGGCAGCGCAATCTGCAGAAGCTTGGcatcggtgttttttttttgtgcggaGGCGTCCCGAGCGGACCAAAGACGACCAAATCTGGGAAGAACCTACGACCGCGGAGGTCAAACCAGAAGAATAAGAAGATACGTGCTTCGGCAAGCCACTGTTGCCGTGGTATTCCGTTGCCATCGGTAGACCTGCCAGTCTTGTCCGCCGCCTCTCTGATAGTATTCCATCAAGACGTCCCTCAAAAGCCCATTCAGAAGACTCAGACCTGGCCGACACGACCAAGTCGAGGAACCGgttgacaacaaaaaaaaacatttcgtgTGTGCTACTTCGGAACTACTCGGCGGAGGTGCGGACAATTACTGCGTAGAACCGGATTCCTGACTCTTGATTCTTGTCATAGAGATGACTAAAAGCTGTATgtttaatttaatataaaaaatcagaaatttgtcTTATCTtgtataaaaacaaataaaaacctgTTGTCTGTTTtttaatataacattttctcttTGGGaggaatatttatgaaaaacataCAATTTATGTTCTTGGTAAACCAAAAATAAACTGGCTCAATcgtaattttgattgatttagttCTAATTTTGGTTTAACGCCAAATAAATTGTctgttttgataaatattctCTGCTACTTTTTGGTTTGCGTCCTGGGGATGGCTGAATCCATCTGGTGGCGAAAAGTGGTACTAGCACTAGCCGTGATGATGTACGGTGGCGGCACCAGTGGTGAATAGTGCAAACAGTAAAAAGCTGCGTGTGATGTCACGCACACATTCAAAAGAGTTGTCAAAATGTCAGAAAAACACGTTGAACATCGGATGGTCAACGAGCTTTGCGCATCGAACGTTCATGATCGTTTATGACCATTCGatgttcaaaattttggtaccaATGGTCAGTAAATTCGCATTGGCAGTTTTGCGTGCACGCAAAGAAATTCCGGTGAACGTTGGATGGTCAATCGCCCTAACCCATCCGATGTTCAAATTTATTCCCATCGGATGttcaaagcatttaaaaaatcaccaacaccACCGCATTCTTAATCATACGATTTTGTTCATGCTTTAGTATGCGTGATATTTGCGCTAACCGTACTGTCAACCGAAGAATTTCTTCTTCTCTTTGGTCAGTttgacgttttgtttttttgtcgcGGTAGGCTGTGCTCgctctgcatgtttttttttgttcggccaAAAACGTAGGTGGTACGGGAAAGTTTCCGCCGGTAATTCTGTGATCACCGCATCACGAGTGTCCGAAATTGGTTCCCGTCCGTAGCCCAGAGAATTAATTTCGGTTCACTGTGTGTTTTCCCCTAATTAGTCGAGCCTTCTCTCTCCCCTCAACGTTTTTAGATCAAAGCAAACTGTTCGTGATTCCTAAAAGGAAATAGGACAGTCTGGTCGAGTCGTTAGCCCTGGTACTTCCCTCACCGAACGAATCAATCCACGGCGGCCCGAGTACGGCCAGCAGTTCCGTCGCGACGGCCGAAATGATGGAAACCGACACGGACCTGTTGATGCCCACGCCAAAGTCCACTCCAAAACCGGAGAAAAAGATCATTCCACTAGCGCTGGAAGGCAATCACTACGTGGACGGAGTTTGCCTTAGCGAGCACAATCTGCACCAAATCAAATCGCTGCAGGCCGAGTTGGCAAGCGGAAACCAAAGCTACAGCTGCAACCTCTCCCGGCATTGGACAAGGACGACGGAATTCTGGTCGCGATCGAATCAGCCGTAGCCGGGAGCAACTTGGACAACTCGTTTGATGATGCCGCTGGTTACGAACGAGCAGGACGTGGTTGAGCTACGCAAGAAACGGCAGCGCAATCTGCAGAAGCTTGGcatcggtgtttttttttttgtgcggaGGCGTCCCGAGCGGACCAAAGACGACCAAATCTGGGAAGAACCTACGACCGCGGAGGTCAAACCAGAAGAATAAGAAGATACGTGCTTCGGCAAGCCACTGTTGCCGTGGTATTCCGTTGCCATCGGTAGACCTGCCAGTCTTGTCCGCCGCCTCTCTGATAGTATTCCATCAAGACGTCCCTCAAAAGCCCATTCAGAAGACTCAGACCTGGCCGACACGACCAAGTCGAGGAACCGgttgacaacaaaaaaaaacatttcgtgTGTGCTACTTCGGAACTACTCGGCGGAGGTGCGGACAATTACTGCGTAGAACCGGATTCCTGACTCTTGATTCTTGTCATAGAGATGACTAAAAGCTGTATgt
This is a stretch of genomic DNA from Culex pipiens pallens isolate TS chromosome 1, TS_CPP_V2, whole genome shotgun sequence. It encodes these proteins:
- the LOC120430889 gene encoding uncharacterized protein LOC120430889, with protein sequence MSPLLSSNKRQKGLNVNRPHRGGVRLDHERRILLHSPVVCQLLVWHGPWRGHGDAQQPGGGRSAGLKQKVLLLLALGGEFSVQDVLSKIVLLPVHRRGRWLVALLRNVTSITKCSWKCRCCRVCFGWGSRTPGGGASSRWLPAAGQGLVSNLSSSLPGGGPPGWLSAVGVTSIVQASPHLLPKKLTQTPISTPKSTPKPEEKIIPLALEGNHYVDGVCLSEHNLHQIKSLQAELASGNQSYSCNLSRHWTRTTEFWSRSNQP